In Roseomonas fluvialis, one genomic interval encodes:
- the yghU gene encoding glutathione-dependent disulfide-bond oxidoreductase, translated as MSQSADYTPPKVWAWNKANGGRFANINRPIAGPTHDKDLPVGRHPLQLYSLGTPNGVKVTIMLEELLALGHAGAEYDAWLIRIGEGDQFGSGFVAANPNSKIPALVDRSGPGPIRVFESGAILMHLAEKFGAFLPTETAARAETLSWLFWQMGSAPYLGGGFGHFYAYAPFKMEYPIDRFSMEVKRQLDVLDRQLADNAFIAGAEYTIADMAIWPWYGGLVKGWLYGAAEFLDVQSYRHVNRWADMIGERPAVQRGRMVNRVQGDPATQLHERHDAADFDTRTQDKLKAAE; from the coding sequence ATGAGCCAATCCGCCGACTATACGCCGCCCAAGGTCTGGGCGTGGAACAAGGCCAATGGCGGCCGCTTCGCCAACATCAACCGCCCCATCGCCGGCCCCACGCACGACAAGGACCTGCCGGTCGGGCGGCACCCCTTGCAGCTCTATTCGCTCGGCACGCCGAACGGCGTGAAGGTGACCATCATGCTCGAGGAGCTGCTCGCGCTCGGGCATGCGGGCGCGGAATACGACGCCTGGCTGATCCGCATCGGTGAGGGCGACCAGTTCGGTTCGGGCTTCGTCGCCGCGAACCCCAATTCCAAGATCCCGGCCCTGGTGGACCGCAGCGGTCCCGGGCCGATCCGCGTGTTCGAATCGGGCGCCATCCTGATGCACCTGGCGGAGAAGTTCGGCGCCTTCCTGCCGACCGAGACCGCCGCGCGCGCCGAGACACTGTCCTGGCTGTTCTGGCAGATGGGCAGCGCGCCGTATCTCGGCGGCGGCTTCGGCCACTTCTACGCTTATGCGCCCTTCAAGATGGAATACCCGATCGACCGCTTCTCCATGGAGGTGAAGCGCCAGCTCGATGTGCTGGACCGGCAGCTGGCCGACAACGCCTTCATCGCGGGCGCGGAGTACACCATCGCCGACATGGCGATCTGGCCCTGGTATGGCGGTCTGGTGAAGGGCTGGCTCTATGGCGCGGCGGAATTCCTGGACGTGCAATCCTATCGGCACGTGAACCGCTGGGCCGACATGATCGGCGAACGCCCCGCGGTGCAGCGCGGTCGCATGGTGAACCGCGTGCAGGGCGACCCCGCCACGCAATTGCACGAGCGCCACGACGCCGCGGACTTCGACACCCGCACGCAGGACAAGCTGAAGGCGGCGGAGTGA
- a CDS encoding DUF3750 domain-containing protein, with amino-acid sequence MKIARRMLILFVILWLVPIGIAAALHQRQGIGTAWAAADRSSIGHLPPAGEHPGAIVRVFAAPTVRWRGIFAVHTWIVVKPEGAADYTRYDYTAWGEPIRVNGFVPDGRWFGRAPEIVFAADGDAAAALIPRMRAAIAAYPWRERGDYRVWPGPNSNTFVAAVLEAVPEAQAVLPPNAIGKDYPHDGWWLRRTGSGTGLRLSLGGYAGVTLGWIEGIEVNILGGVAGIDLRRPAVKLPGLGRIGMAQA; translated from the coding sequence ATGAAGATCGCGCGACGCATGCTGATCCTGTTCGTCATCCTGTGGCTGGTGCCGATCGGCATTGCCGCAGCGCTGCACCAGCGCCAGGGCATCGGCACCGCCTGGGCGGCGGCGGACCGGTCGAGCATCGGCCACCTGCCGCCCGCCGGCGAACACCCGGGCGCGATCGTGCGGGTCTTCGCCGCGCCCACGGTGCGCTGGCGCGGCATCTTCGCGGTGCACACATGGATCGTGGTGAAGCCCGAGGGCGCCGCCGACTACACGCGCTACGACTACACCGCCTGGGGCGAGCCGATCCGCGTCAACGGCTTCGTGCCGGATGGCCGCTGGTTCGGCCGCGCGCCCGAGATCGTCTTCGCTGCCGATGGCGATGCCGCCGCGGCGCTGATCCCGCGCATGCGCGCCGCGATCGCGGCCTATCCCTGGCGCGAGCGCGGCGATTACCGCGTCTGGCCGGGGCCCAATTCCAATACCTTCGTTGCCGCCGTGCTCGAGGCGGTGCCCGAGGCGCAGGCCGTGCTGCCGCCCAACGCGATCGGCAAGGACTACCCCCATGACGGGTGGTGGCTGCGCCGCACCGGCTCCGGGACCGGGCTCCGCCTGTCGCTCGGCGGATATGCGGGTGTGACGCTGGGCTGGATCGAGGGCATCGAGGTGAACATCCTCGGTGGCGTGGCAGGGATCGACCTGCGGCGCCCGGCGGTGAAACTGCCGGGGCTCGGGCGGATCGGGATGGCGCAGGCCTGA
- a CDS encoding amidohydrolase family protein, which produces MRSTLLTPRWTWCAEGGLRENHAVLIGADGAIQDVLADAAGIDAERIDLPDALLLPGLVNLHNHAVSAPLFRGLADDIAPGDLPGHIVFSLLMPIGDLAAEIMTPEEIGDVAEMALLEGLRCGTTTVLDVFRLQQAPFIERARALGLRSYSCPYLFSTPGLDMAADGTPLYRPEGSADPGFDAIVALFDRHDEGQRGRTRIGFGPHGPDSCTPELLRRVDSKARELGTIVSIHAAQNLHEIDLVRARHGTGSFKHLRGLGLLRDGVVLAHAMYATDEELEMARAGGAAVASCPLAFARSGRFVPLARFEAAGVRLGIGTDGVTLDMVQEIRTASIFAKVQSGTAHGLSAERVLRAATRDAALALGRDDLGVIAPGARADLVAFDLGSSRYQPVWDPLKALLTNGAASDLSLAMVEGRVLLRDGRVTVADERAVTRRGARAVERVWQEALRRGRIPRSVAARAGRPAR; this is translated from the coding sequence ATGCGATCGACGCTTCTGACACCACGCTGGACCTGGTGCGCCGAGGGCGGGCTGCGGGAGAACCACGCCGTGCTGATCGGCGCCGATGGCGCGATCCAGGATGTGCTGGCAGATGCCGCCGGCATCGACGCCGAACGCATCGACCTGCCCGACGCGCTGCTGTTGCCCGGCCTGGTGAACCTGCACAACCACGCCGTCTCGGCGCCGCTGTTCCGCGGCCTGGCCGACGACATCGCGCCGGGCGACCTGCCGGGGCACATCGTCTTTTCGCTGCTGATGCCGATTGGCGACCTGGCGGCCGAGATCATGACGCCGGAGGAGATCGGCGACGTGGCCGAGATGGCGCTGCTGGAAGGGTTGCGCTGCGGCACCACCACCGTGCTCGACGTGTTCCGGCTGCAGCAGGCGCCCTTCATCGAACGCGCGCGCGCGCTGGGCCTGCGCAGCTATTCCTGCCCCTACCTGTTCTCGACGCCGGGGCTCGACATGGCGGCGGATGGCACGCCGCTCTACCGGCCGGAGGGCAGCGCCGATCCCGGCTTCGATGCCATCGTCGCGCTGTTCGACCGGCATGACGAAGGCCAGCGCGGACGCACGCGCATCGGGTTCGGGCCGCATGGGCCGGATTCCTGCACCCCCGAACTGCTGCGGCGCGTTGACTCCAAGGCGCGCGAACTCGGCACCATCGTGTCCATCCATGCCGCGCAGAACCTGCATGAGATCGACCTGGTGCGGGCGCGCCACGGCACCGGATCCTTCAAGCACCTGCGCGGCCTCGGCCTGCTGCGCGACGGCGTGGTGCTGGCGCATGCGATGTACGCAACGGATGAGGAGCTGGAGATGGCGCGCGCGGGTGGCGCCGCGGTGGCGTCCTGCCCGCTGGCCTTCGCGCGCAGCGGCCGTTTCGTGCCGCTGGCACGCTTCGAGGCCGCCGGCGTGCGGCTTGGCATCGGCACCGATGGCGTGACGCTGGACATGGTGCAGGAGATCCGCACGGCGTCGATCTTCGCCAAGGTACAGTCCGGCACGGCGCATGGGTTGTCGGCCGAGCGCGTGCTGCGCGCCGCCACGCGCGACGCGGCGCTGGCGCTGGGGCGCGACGACCTTGGCGTGATCGCGCCCGGCGCGCGGGCGGACCTGGTGGCGTTCGACCTCGGTTCGTCGCGCTACCAGCCGGTGTGGGACCCGTTGAAGGCGCTGCTGACCAATGGCGCGGCGTCCGACTTGTCGCTCGCGATGGTGGAGGGCCGCGTGCTGTTGCGCGACGGGCGCGTGACGGTGGCGGATGAGCGCGCGGTCACACGGCGCGGCGCGCGGGCGGTCGAGCGCGTCTGGCAGGAGGCGCTGCGACGCGGGCGGATTCCGCGAAGCGTGGCGGCACGCGCGGGACGCCCTGCGCGATAG
- a CDS encoding Bug family tripartite tricarboxylate transporter substrate binding protein, with the protein MIIRRRPFILGGASVFAAPALGQGTRRPLRVVVPFPPGGGVDSLARVLADRLPAVLDQPVVVDNRSGAGGLIGADAVAKGPPDGTMIGIIGAATLCAAPFLQASMPFSPTRDLRPVTQITDASVLLVVNAQRAAERGWTDLPATLAWARANPGALRLAHSGVATVSHLTLAALGQAAQVQITELPYRGGAQATTDAVSGVLDGSADLPTALIPHVEAGRLRALGVSSRRRFGLLPDVPSFAEYPALGLGDIDIRSWNAMMVPAGTPDAEVARLFAGLRQVGTQAGFRDALRPLGYDPAVSDSPEAMAAMIASETPRWQRLVQISGARVD; encoded by the coding sequence ATGATCATCAGGCGAAGGCCCTTCATCCTCGGCGGTGCATCCGTGTTCGCCGCGCCGGCCCTCGGGCAGGGCACGCGCCGGCCGCTGCGCGTCGTGGTGCCGTTTCCCCCCGGCGGCGGGGTGGACAGCCTGGCGCGCGTGCTGGCGGACCGGCTGCCGGCCGTGCTCGACCAGCCGGTCGTGGTTGACAACCGCAGCGGCGCCGGCGGGCTGATCGGCGCCGATGCCGTGGCGAAGGGCCCGCCCGACGGCACCATGATCGGCATTATCGGCGCCGCGACGCTGTGTGCCGCGCCCTTCCTGCAGGCCTCGATGCCGTTCAGCCCGACGCGCGACCTGCGTCCCGTCACGCAGATCACCGATGCCTCGGTGCTGCTGGTGGTGAACGCGCAGCGTGCGGCCGAACGCGGCTGGACCGACCTGCCGGCGACACTCGCCTGGGCGCGCGCCAATCCGGGCGCGCTACGCCTGGCGCATTCCGGCGTGGCCACGGTCAGCCACCTGACGCTGGCGGCGCTCGGCCAGGCGGCGCAGGTGCAGATCACCGAACTGCCCTATCGCGGCGGCGCGCAGGCCACCACGGATGCGGTCTCGGGCGTGCTGGACGGGTCGGCCGACCTGCCGACGGCGCTGATCCCGCATGTCGAGGCGGGGCGGTTGCGCGCGCTGGGTGTCTCGAGCCGCCGACGCTTCGGGCTGCTGCCGGATGTGCCGTCCTTCGCGGAATATCCGGCGCTTGGCCTGGGCGACATCGACATCCGGTCGTGGAACGCGATGATGGTGCCGGCCGGCACGCCGGATGCCGAGGTCGCGCGCCTGTTCGCCGGGCTGCGCCAGGTGGGCACGCAAGCCGGCTTTCGCGATGCGCTGCGCCCGCTCGGCTACGACCCCGCGGTCAGCGACAGTCCGGAGGCGATGGCGGCGATGATCGCGAGCGAGACGCCGCGTTGGCAGCGCCTGGTGCAGATTTCGGGCGCGCGGGTGGATTGA
- a CDS encoding alpha/beta hydrolase, protein MGPNKTFEKVTFRSGETVCVGDLYLPAQAPAPAVTIIGPMTFQKEQAPTQYARKLAELGYAALAFDPRYRGESGGEPRCWENPAAKVEDLKNSLQYLATRHDIDAERMFVLGICQGSSEALKAAAEAPAVKGLATIAGHYRDREGDIDWLTEDGLTARKAAGVAAKQRHEATGDVQYVAGVDEHDMNVGMPGKFVWDWYHPWAERGLWENRYAVMSDADLLDYESITSARAMSKPWLMIHGQYCFLPTAAKRHFDAVPTTTRKYIVWDETPHLDYYDKPEIIDRAARRVADWFAQS, encoded by the coding sequence GTGGGGCCGAACAAGACGTTCGAAAAAGTGACGTTCAGGAGCGGCGAGACCGTCTGTGTCGGCGATCTTTATCTCCCGGCACAGGCGCCGGCGCCGGCGGTGACCATCATCGGCCCCATGACCTTCCAGAAGGAACAGGCGCCCACTCAATACGCCAGGAAGCTTGCGGAACTCGGATACGCCGCGCTCGCCTTCGACCCGCGCTACCGCGGTGAAAGTGGCGGGGAGCCCCGGTGTTGGGAGAACCCCGCGGCAAAAGTCGAGGACCTCAAGAACTCGCTGCAGTATCTTGCAACCCGACACGACATCGACGCTGAGCGGATGTTTGTCCTGGGCATCTGCCAAGGCAGCTCAGAGGCATTGAAGGCCGCCGCGGAGGCACCTGCCGTGAAAGGTTTGGCGACGATCGCCGGGCATTACCGCGACCGCGAGGGCGACATCGATTGGTTGACCGAGGACGGCCTCACGGCGCGAAAGGCGGCCGGGGTGGCGGCCAAGCAGCGCCATGAAGCCACCGGCGACGTTCAATACGTGGCGGGTGTCGACGAGCACGACATGAATGTCGGCATGCCAGGCAAGTTCGTCTGGGACTGGTATCACCCCTGGGCCGAAAGGGGGCTATGGGAGAACCGTTATGCGGTCATGAGCGACGCTGATTTGCTCGACTACGAATCCATCACCTCAGCTCGCGCCATGTCAAAGCCCTGGCTCATGATCCATGGGCAGTACTGCTTCCTGCCGACCGCCGCGAAGCGACACTTCGACGCTGTTCCGACGACCACGCGGAAGTACATCGTCTGGGACGAGACCCCGCATCTCGACTACTATGACAAGCCCGAAATCATTGATCGCGCGGCGCGGCGCGTGGCCGACTGGTTCGCACAATCGTAG
- a CDS encoding AraC family transcriptional regulator: MVTARSAVPFRTGISRRPIDALEPAIIHHSSRALGWDGITAEIGSHRGWIVDDLVVDGYYLAVNIDDRPLVIESRERGRFVRKVVPPGTLVIHPYGEAFSFRVGAAARWAGVVLAPSLVRQVCDGRPFGCAAQFGVRDAALLSGVNDAIRHLQDGTGQVPGPSEAALLLAANLAVPPHGRPIPQRRGGLSLTQIRRVEDFVEGNLAGGLMLSELAGAAGLSLWHFARAFKAATGQTPHQFVMARRLAHALRLLARTSQSITSVAVCCGFSDQAHLTRCFRSRYGTTPAAYRRLSRT; this comes from the coding sequence ATGGTGACCGCACGCAGCGCCGTACCGTTTCGGACCGGCATTTCGCGCCGTCCGATCGATGCTCTCGAACCTGCCATTATCCATCACAGCAGCCGCGCCCTGGGGTGGGACGGGATCACGGCCGAGATTGGCTCGCATCGTGGGTGGATCGTCGATGACCTCGTGGTCGATGGCTACTACCTGGCCGTCAACATCGACGACCGGCCGCTCGTCATCGAAAGCCGCGAACGCGGCCGCTTCGTTCGAAAAGTCGTTCCGCCGGGAACTTTGGTCATTCATCCCTACGGCGAGGCCTTCTCCTTCAGGGTCGGCGCTGCCGCGCGATGGGCTGGGGTTGTGCTGGCTCCTTCCCTCGTTCGGCAGGTGTGCGACGGTCGTCCTTTCGGCTGCGCAGCGCAGTTCGGGGTTCGCGATGCGGCCCTGCTGTCCGGGGTCAACGACGCAATCCGGCACCTGCAGGACGGGACCGGCCAGGTCCCAGGACCAAGCGAAGCCGCGCTGCTGCTTGCCGCGAATCTCGCAGTGCCGCCGCATGGTCGACCTATCCCGCAGCGTCGTGGAGGTCTGTCCTTGACGCAGATCCGTAGGGTCGAAGACTTTGTCGAAGGCAATCTCGCCGGCGGGCTCATGCTGAGCGAACTCGCCGGGGCGGCTGGCCTCAGCCTCTGGCACTTCGCGCGGGCCTTCAAGGCTGCGACGGGCCAGACGCCGCATCAGTTCGTCATGGCCCGGCGGCTGGCGCACGCCCTGCGGCTTCTCGCGCGCACGTCCCAATCGATCACGTCAGTGGCTGTATGCTGCGGGTTTTCAGATCAAGCACACCTCACGCGCTGCTTCAGGTCCCGCTACGGGACGACCCCGGCCGCGTACAGGCGGCTGAGCAGGACGTAG
- a CDS encoding exodeoxyribonuclease III, giving the protein MPRKAAAGRGTLRIATWNINSVRLRLALLKDLVAALTPDVICLQETKCPDEFFPHEGADALGFTHRLVRGMKGYNGVAILSRRPILARDGDPDWCSRGDCRHLGATIDAPGGPIELHNFYVPAGGDVPDREANPKFGHKLDFVAEATAWSAARPARRAILVGDLNIAPLEHDVWSHKQLLDVVSHTPIEVAALTAWQQAGGWYDALRHFVPADQKLYTWWSYRARDWRAADRGRRLDHVWVSPDLAGGLQQHVVLKDARDWTQASDHVPVMVEIAA; this is encoded by the coding sequence ATGCCCCGCAAGGCCGCCGCCGGGCGCGGCACGCTGCGCATCGCCACCTGGAACATCAACAGCGTGCGGCTGCGGCTGGCGCTGCTCAAGGACCTCGTGGCTGCGCTCACGCCGGACGTCATCTGCCTCCAGGAAACCAAGTGCCCGGACGAGTTCTTCCCGCACGAGGGTGCGGATGCGCTCGGTTTCACGCACCGCCTGGTGCGCGGCATGAAAGGCTACAACGGCGTTGCCATCCTCTCGAGGCGCCCGATTCTGGCGCGCGATGGCGACCCCGACTGGTGCTCGCGCGGCGATTGCCGGCATCTGGGCGCCACCATCGACGCGCCGGGCGGGCCGATCGAACTGCACAATTTCTACGTCCCGGCCGGCGGCGACGTCCCGGACCGCGAGGCCAATCCTAAGTTCGGCCACAAGCTGGACTTTGTCGCCGAGGCCACCGCGTGGTCGGCCGCGCGACCGGCGCGGCGCGCCATCCTGGTAGGCGACCTCAACATCGCCCCTCTCGAACACGATGTCTGGTCGCACAAGCAGTTGCTGGACGTGGTGTCCCACACGCCTATCGAAGTCGCCGCGCTGACGGCATGGCAGCAGGCCGGCGGCTGGTACGACGCGCTGCGCCACTTCGTCCCCGCCGACCAGAAGCTCTACACGTGGTGGTCGTACCGCGCGCGGGATTGGCGCGCGGCAGACCGCGGCCGGCGGCTCGACCATGTCTGGGTCAGCCCGGACCTGGCCGGCGGGTTGCAGCAACACGTCGTCCTGAAGGATGCGCGGGACTGGACGCAGGCGTCCGACCATGTCCCGGTGATGGTGGAGATTGCGGCATGA
- a CDS encoding fumarylacetoacetate hydrolase family protein — protein MVAYVFAPPPVAAIPVKGSDAMFPVRRIFCVGRNYAEHAIEMGSDPTREPPFYFAKPADSVVINDADMPYPTVTKSLHHEMELVVAIGTGGKNIAVADALKHVWGYCCGLDMTRRDIQNEAKKTGRPWDMGKGFDKSAPMGALVPAAGIDPSKGKIELKVNGKVTQTSDLSKLIWSVPEVIANLSELVELAPGDLIMTGTPEGVAAVVRGDVLEGFVEGVGEVRTKIV, from the coding sequence ATGGTCGCCTATGTCTTCGCCCCGCCGCCGGTTGCCGCTATCCCCGTGAAGGGCAGCGACGCCATGTTCCCGGTCCGGCGGATCTTCTGCGTCGGGCGCAACTATGCCGAGCACGCCATCGAGATGGGGTCCGACCCGACCCGCGAACCGCCCTTCTACTTCGCGAAGCCGGCGGATTCGGTGGTCATCAACGACGCCGACATGCCCTACCCGACGGTGACGAAGTCGCTGCACCACGAGATGGAACTGGTCGTGGCCATCGGCACGGGCGGCAAGAACATCGCGGTCGCCGACGCGTTGAAGCATGTCTGGGGCTATTGCTGCGGCCTGGATATGACCCGCCGCGACATCCAGAACGAGGCCAAGAAGACCGGCCGCCCCTGGGACATGGGCAAGGGCTTCGACAAGTCCGCGCCCATGGGCGCGCTGGTGCCGGCCGCCGGCATCGACCCGTCCAAGGGCAAGATCGAGCTCAAGGTGAATGGCAAGGTCACGCAGACCTCCGACCTGTCAAAGCTGATCTGGTCGGTGCCGGAAGTCATCGCGAACCTGTCCGAGCTGGTTGAACTGGCCCCGGGCGACCTGATCATGACCGGCACGCCCGAGGGTGTCGCCGCCGTGGTCCGCGGCGACGTGCTGGAAGGCTTCGTCGAGGGCGTGGGCGAGGTGAGGACGAAGATCGTCTGA
- a CDS encoding gamma-glutamyl-gamma-aminobutyrate hydrolase family protein, whose amino-acid sequence MRPLVGISCCQKPFGIFGTPNHAASDSYIRVVRGPVSGTPVLLPAAGEDLSAELLPHLDGLILTGSRSNVWPGYYDGPAHAEGTPEDRFRDDTTLPLIRAAIDHGVPLLAICRGMQELNVALGGSLDQRIQDLPGRMDHSTPSDQPIPKVRTGKAHAVRIEREGALGAVLTPGGRAAGRLAVNSLHNQGVQRLAPRLVAEAWAPDGTVEAVRVDGARGFALGVQWHPEYDWEHDADSRAIFEAFGRACAAHRAARTADPGLAQAAE is encoded by the coding sequence ATGAGACCTCTCGTCGGCATATCCTGCTGCCAGAAGCCCTTCGGCATCTTCGGGACGCCGAACCATGCCGCCTCCGACAGCTACATCCGGGTGGTGCGCGGGCCGGTGTCGGGCACCCCGGTGCTGCTGCCGGCCGCCGGCGAAGACCTATCCGCCGAACTCCTGCCGCACCTCGATGGCCTGATCCTGACCGGCAGCCGGTCGAATGTCTGGCCTGGCTACTATGACGGCCCGGCCCATGCCGAGGGCACGCCCGAGGACCGCTTCCGCGACGACACCACCCTGCCCCTCATTCGCGCCGCAATCGACCACGGCGTGCCCCTGCTCGCGATCTGCCGGGGCATGCAGGAACTCAACGTGGCGCTGGGTGGCAGCCTCGACCAGCGCATCCAGGACCTGCCGGGGCGGATGGACCATTCCACCCCGTCCGACCAGCCGATCCCTAAGGTGCGCACCGGCAAGGCCCACGCGGTCCGGATCGAGCGCGAGGGCGCGCTCGGTGCCGTCCTGACCCCCGGCGGCCGTGCCGCGGGGCGGCTTGCTGTGAATTCGCTCCACAACCAGGGCGTGCAGCGCCTGGCCCCGCGCCTGGTCGCCGAGGCCTGGGCGCCCGACGGCACGGTCGAAGCCGTGCGGGTGGATGGCGCGCGCGGCTTCGCGCTGGGTGTGCAGTGGCACCCCGAATACGACTGGGAACACGACGCCGACAGCCGCGCCATCTTCGAGGCCTTCGGGCGGGCCTGCGCCGCGCACCGCGCCGCCCGCACCGCGGACCCCGGCCTGGCGCAGGCCGCCGAATAG
- a CDS encoding LolA family protein, with translation MNRRTALIAPFLFATPALAQRAAAPAAPALSDRDRADLTRIEAYLNALTTLRARFLQIAQNGAAAEGTAWIWRPGRMRFEYDPPEPLLLVADGGQFLMYDRELRAPTTLLVSRTPLGILLRREVRLSGDVTVAGLERSGGFLRVTVFRTSEPNEGRLTLVFNPDPLELRQWAVTDAQRRETRVTLSRIETGLRFPAGLFQFNDPRFFEPGGFGLPQGG, from the coding sequence ATGAATCGCCGTACCGCCCTGATCGCGCCGTTCCTGTTCGCCACGCCCGCGCTCGCGCAACGCGCCGCTGCGCCCGCTGCTCCGGCACTGTCCGACCGCGATCGTGCCGACCTCACGCGGATCGAGGCCTACCTCAACGCTTTGACGACGTTGCGCGCGCGCTTCCTCCAGATCGCGCAGAACGGCGCCGCGGCCGAGGGCACGGCCTGGATCTGGCGCCCGGGCCGCATGCGTTTCGAATACGACCCGCCCGAGCCCCTGCTGCTGGTCGCCGATGGCGGGCAGTTCCTGATGTATGACCGCGAATTGCGCGCCCCCACCACGCTGCTGGTCAGCCGCACGCCGCTCGGCATCCTGCTGCGGCGCGAGGTGCGGCTGTCCGGAGACGTGACGGTGGCGGGCCTGGAACGCTCGGGAGGTTTCTTGCGCGTGACGGTGTTCCGCACCTCGGAACCGAACGAGGGCCGCCTGACGCTGGTCTTCAATCCCGACCCGCTCGAACTGCGCCAATGGGCGGTGACCGATGCGCAGCGGCGCGAAACCCGCGTGACCCTTTCGCGAATCGAGACCGGCCTGCGCTTCCCCGCCGGACTGTTCCAGTTCAACGACCCACGCTTCTTCGAACCTGGCGGGTTCGGGCTGCCCCAAGGGGGCTGA
- a CDS encoding DUF4412 domain-containing protein: protein MRTMLAAALFAAALPVVAQAQDRPQIFPTRDVAVTYRVAGQGQQAELTMQWQAATRMMRMNMPGGVGYMVADHQNQRGFMVMEAMRTIMDVPMAQAAGMQRDFENARFTRGGTEKIAGTDCTVWRYQGPSQSGEACITADGVMLRAQGQAEGQQGRMEAVRVAYGTQDPAQFQRPQGYQSMQMPQGMPGQRPAAPR from the coding sequence ATGCGCACTATGCTCGCCGCCGCCCTGTTCGCCGCCGCCCTGCCGGTCGTGGCTCAGGCGCAGGACCGCCCGCAGATCTTCCCCACGCGCGACGTGGCTGTGACCTACCGTGTCGCCGGCCAGGGCCAGCAGGCGGAACTCACGATGCAGTGGCAGGCCGCGACGCGCATGATGCGCATGAACATGCCTGGCGGCGTCGGCTACATGGTGGCCGACCACCAGAATCAGCGCGGCTTCATGGTGATGGAAGCGATGCGCACCATCATGGACGTGCCGATGGCCCAGGCAGCCGGCATGCAGCGCGACTTCGAGAACGCCCGATTCACCCGTGGCGGGACCGAAAAGATCGCCGGCACCGATTGCACCGTCTGGCGCTACCAGGGGCCCTCGCAGTCCGGCGAGGCCTGCATCACCGCCGATGGCGTGATGCTGCGAGCGCAGGGCCAGGCGGAGGGCCAGCAGGGCCGCATGGAGGCGGTGCGCGTCGCCTACGGTACGCAAGACCCCGCGCAGTTCCAGCGCCCGCAGGGCTACCAGTCGATGCAGATGCCGCAGGGCATGCCGGGCCAGCGACCGGCCGCCCCGCGCTGA
- the mntR gene encoding manganese-binding transcriptional regulator MntR, with the protein MVAIRMSDPETAPPDEAARHASARTARASALAQDYVEIIADLLSREGEARPTDIARRLGVTHATAIKTIGRLKRDGLAHSKPYRGVFLTEAGHDLARRVRARHLTVVAFLAALGVPPQVAEADAEGIEHHVSDETLAAFERFLTKGAAA; encoded by the coding sequence ATGGTAGCCATCCGTATGTCCGACCCGGAGACCGCGCCGCCCGATGAGGCCGCCCGCCACGCTTCCGCCCGCACCGCGCGGGCCTCGGCGCTCGCGCAGGACTACGTCGAGATCATCGCCGACCTGCTGTCGCGCGAGGGCGAGGCCCGCCCCACCGACATCGCCAGGCGCCTGGGTGTCACGCATGCCACCGCCATCAAGACCATCGGCCGGCTGAAGCGCGACGGGCTCGCGCATTCCAAGCCCTATCGCGGCGTCTTCCTCACCGAGGCCGGGCACGACCTTGCGCGCCGGGTGCGTGCGCGGCACCTCACCGTGGTCGCCTTCCTGGCCGCGCTCGGCGTGCCCCCGCAGGTCGCCGAGGCCGATGCCGAAGGCATCGAGCACCATGTCAGCGACGAAACCCTCGCCGCCTTCGAACGATTCCTGACCAAGGGCGCCGCTGCCTGA